The genomic interval GAAGACCTCAACCATTGATGTGCATGCAGTGGTTCGAGGTGCTGGACGGCCTGCTGGGGAGGCATTGGAGAAACGTCGGCCTGGCCTTCAACTGCACCTTCCTACTCTTCGGCTCCGTCATCCAGCTCATCGCCTGCGCTAGGTACGTACCTGCAGCTACTAAAGCCACTGAAGTCTGAATGTACTCATTAGTATCTGTTTTAGCGTCTGTTTTATGTGTACAATGTGTGAGTGCAGCAACATCTACTACATCAACGACAAGCTGGACAAGAGGACGTGGACCTACATCTTCGGCGCGTGCTGCGCGACGACGGTGTTCATCCCGTCGTTCCACAACTACCGGATCTGGTCATTCCTCGGCCTCGTCATGACCACCTACACGGCCTGgtacctcgccgtcgcctccctcatCCATGGCCAGGTAGTACAACACAAAAGCACCATCTGTTAGCATGCAGCATGCTTGCATTTCTCGTCTGAATAGCGAGGCGCATGCCTGAACATTATTACATTGCGTTGTGCTGAAAAAACACTTGTTTTTTGTATGAATATCAGGTCGATGGAGTGAAGCACTCGGGCCCAACAAAGATGGTCCTCTACTTCACCGGGGCCACAAACATTCTCTACACCTTCGGTGGGCACGCTGTTACTGTGTAAGCCGACAAACGCTCTCTATTCTATGCCCCTGTGTCAAAAGGAATACTGCACGAAATGGTCTCAGTCACATGCCACACCGTAGAGAGTACCGTAGGCTgcaaattttcttttctgaaactgCACAAATTCAACAAGCCAGCACATTTCAGAAAAGCAACTACGACTCGAATCAAAGCATCTACCCCGCACTGTTGCATCTTTGGCAGCGAACCCATGCACTCCCATTTCCAGGCTACACACTGGCAGGAGGAGTACTCCTCTGCTCATTCATTCATGGTTTGGACAGTCAAAAGAGCTATAGCTAGCGTCCAAACTCGGGAGAGCATTTGCTGCTTTACCTCAGGGTGGCTCCTGCGGCCTGCGCCTGCATTGCTGTAGATACGATGCCCATCCTGCCATCCACCACGGACCACGGATGGACAACGCCACGAAACATGCACGGACAAGGCACGGATGTCCACGTAACTCTGTACCGTGTACCCACGCTACGAGCAGCAGTACAGTAAGGCAAAGGCAATAACGCCACGCCTCCGCTCTCAGTATCTGGTCACCCTCCTTGCAGGCTCGCAGTTACATCGATCGTTTACAGCAGCGTCAATACTGTAATAATTGACCAAACTGTCAAAGCAGTTTGTGACAACATTACGTGTGATTTTGGTGCGCGCAGGGAGATCATGCACGCGATGTGGAGGCCGCAGAAGTTCAAGGCGATCTACCTGATGGCGACGCTGTACGTGCTGACGCTGACgctgccgtcggcggcgagcgtgtACTGGGCGTTCGGGGACGAGCTGCTCACGCACTCGAATGCGCTGGCGCTGCTGCCGCGCACGGCGTTCCGGGACGCCGCCGTGGTGCTCATGCTCATCCACCAGTTCATCACCTTCGGCTTCGCCTGCACGCCGCTCTACTTCGTCTGGGAGAAGCTCATCGGACTCCACGACTGCCGCAGCCTCTGCaagcgcgccgccgcgaggctcCCCGTCGTCGTGCCCATCTGGTTCCTCGCCATCATCTTCCCCTTCTTCGGGCCCATCAACTCCGCCGTCGGCTCCCTCCTCGTCAGCTTCACCGTCTACATCATCCCCGCCCTCGCGCACATGATCACCTTCCGCTCCGCGCACGCTCGTGAGGTATAGTAAAAATCTTGCCATCTTTTTAATCACTGcgctttttttttaaccttttggTTTCACTTTTATCATGCGAGTTTACTAGTGTAGGACTTGCATGTCGCATTGCACTTTACATTGGCACGCCAAAGCTAGCTAGGTACTGATTAGATGCCACTTAGCACAGTGGTTATACATTTATCAAGTGAGTTAGACGAATGCTAGTTGGGTCCACCCTTGTTCGGGATGGACTATGGAATGATGCTGATACAAAAGGTAACCTTGGTTATGATCAAGGGTGAAACATCATTAGGGTGGTAAGTATTGCCGCTGCTTTTGTCGTACTGAATGTAAGACAAAACTGCGGCAGTGTTGATCTGTCTTTTAACGTGGCaagaaaagcaaaagggtgCTAGTACCAAGCTTAGAAGTAGACTGTTGAGGAAAAACAGGAGACAGAGGGCTCTTTTGTACCATTCGTCCTGCATCGAACCACTCTCTTTGCAAGACGACACAAAAAAGTTCAgtactactttctccgtttcacaatgtaagtcattctagcattttccatattcatattgataatgaatctagacatatatatgacttatattataaaacggagtGAGTAGCAAATTTAGAAGTCATGTGATTTGTACTCAGTACTACATTTTAATGGAGTACAAGCTAGTAGCTGTGTGCTCTGTTGTTGTGATGGTGTGAGCCTGAACTGAGAATCCTTTGTCTGAATGCTAAACTGCAGAACGCcgtggagccgccgccgcggttcGTGGGGCGATGGACGGGCACGTTCATCATCAACGCGTTCGTGGTGGCGTGGGTGCTGGTGGTCGGCTTCGGGTTCGGCGGCTGGGCCAGCATGACCAACTTCGTCCGCCAGATCGACACGTTCGGGCTCTTCACCAAGTGCTACCAGTGCCCGCCGCCCCCTCTGCCGCCGGCGGGCGCCGCTCCGAACGCCACCTGGCCGCCGTTCCCGGCGACGCCGTtcaacgccaccaccgccggcctcgctcCGGCCCCTGCTCCTTCGCCGGCGCATTTCttcggccgccaccaccggcatCACAGCCACGGGCTCTGAACACTGAAATGTACGTACCAGGGCAATGCTCGAGCTTTGGTTTAGCTCTAGTTGTTCACTAGCGCCGTCACTAATTAGTCTTAGCTTAGCACAAAGCTGCATCTTCTCTAGCTATCAGTAGCATGTCAGTCAGACGGAGTATCCCGTTTCAAGTTCCTTGGTTCTGTACT from Oryza glaberrima chromosome 3, OglaRS2, whole genome shotgun sequence carries:
- the LOC127765088 gene encoding auxin transporter-like protein 2, coding for MGSAADGSLANEKAPAETVGVGRYVEMEQDGGGPSTAKSRLSGLLWHGGSAYDAWFSCASNQVAQVLLTLPYSFSQLGMLSGILFQLFYGLLGSWTAYLISILYVEYRTRKEREKVDFRNHVIQWFEVLDGLLGRHWRNVGLAFNCTFLLFGSVIQLIACASNIYYINDKLDKRTWTYIFGACCATTVFIPSFHNYRIWSFLGLVMTTYTAWYLAVASLIHGQVDGVKHSGPTKMVLYFTGATNILYTFGGHAVTVEIMHAMWRPQKFKAIYLMATLYVLTLTLPSAASVYWAFGDELLTHSNALALLPRTAFRDAAVVLMLIHQFITFGFACTPLYFVWEKLIGLHDCRSLCKRAAARLPVVVPIWFLAIIFPFFGPINSAVGSLLVSFTVYIIPALAHMITFRSAHARENAVEPPPRFVGRWTGTFIINAFVVAWVLVVGFGFGGWASMTNFVRQIDTFGLFTKCYQCPPPPLPPAGAAPNATWPPFPATPFNATTAGLAPAPAPSPAHFFGRHHRHHSHGL